The proteins below come from a single Cervus canadensis isolate Bull #8, Minnesota chromosome 2, ASM1932006v1, whole genome shotgun sequence genomic window:
- the LOC122429344 gene encoding olfactory receptor 6B2-like produces the protein MRGENMTQVSAFILVGFPTAPRLQYLLFLLFLLTYLFVLVENLAIILTVWGSLSLHRPMYYFLGSMSFLEIWYVSDIIPKMLDGFLLQRRRISFVGCMTQLYFFSSLVCTECVLLASMAYDRYVAICHPLRYQAIMTTELCVQLVAFSFMSGFTISVIKVYFISSAKFCGSNILNHFFCDISPILKLACTDFSTAELVDFILAFLILVFPLVATVLSYGHITLAVLRIPSATGRWRAFSTCASHLTVVTIFYTAMIFMYVRPQAIDSRSSNKFVSAVYTVLTPIINPLIYCLRNKEFKGALKRLWSYTKFQSSTIKCPIV, from the coding sequence ATGAGGGGGGAGAACATGACCCAGGTCAGTGCCTTCATCCTGGTGGGCTTCCCCACGGCCCCCCGGCTGCAGTAcctgctcttcctcctcttcctgctcacCTACCTCTTCGTGCTGGTGGAGAACCTGGCCATCATCCTCACCGTCTGGGGCAGCCTCTCCCTCCACAGGCCCATGTACTACTTTCTGGGCTCCATGTCTTTCTTGGAGATCTGGTACGTGTCTGACATCATCCCCAAGATGCTGGATGGCTTCCTCCTGCAAAGAAGGCGCATCTCCTTCGTGGGCTGCATGACCCAGCTCTACTTCTTCAGCTCCCTGGTGTGTACTGAGTGTGTGCTCCTGGCctccatggcctatgaccgctatgtggccatctgccaccccctgcGCTACCAAGCCATCATGACCACGGAGCTCTGTGTCCAGCTGGTGGCCTTCTCCTTCATGAGTGGCTTCACCATCTCTGTGATCAAGGTCTACTTTATCTCCAGCGCCAAGTTCTGTGGTTCCAACATCCTgaaccacttcttctgtgacatcTCCCCCATCCTCAAACTGGCCTGCACAGACTTCTCGACCGCAGAGCTGGTTGACTTCATCCTGGCCTTCCTCATCTTGGTGTTCCCGCTCGTGGCCACTGTGCTGTCCTACGGGCACATCACCCTGGCCGTCCTGCGCATCCCCTCGGCCACGGGCCGCTGGAGAGCCTTCTCCACCTGCGCCTCCCACCTCACCGTGGTCACTATCTTCTACACGGCCATGATCTTCATGTACGTTCGGCCCCAGGCTATTGATTCCCGGAGCTCCAATAAGTTCGTTTCTGCTGTTTACACTGTCCTCACCCCAATCATCAACCCCTTGATCTACTGTCTGAGGAACAAAGAGTTCAAGGGCGCCTTGAAAAGGCTCTGGTCTTACACCAAGTTTCAAAGCAGCACAATTAAATGTCCTATAGTCTAA